One genomic window of Solanum dulcamara chromosome 12, daSolDulc1.2, whole genome shotgun sequence includes the following:
- the LOC129876277 gene encoding probable acetyltransferase NATA1-like gives MAAAAPPPPPSSPPAVISEDLLPTGYNVFSRIRLATILDVPHVHKLIHQMAVFERLTHLFSATESSLSATLFPENSPPPFTSFTVFLLEVSQNPFPLIDQSYPNFSPIHKRVNLDLPINDPEAETFRSCGNDVVIAGFVLFFPNYSSFLAKPGFYIEDIFVRECYRRKGFGKMLLSAVAAQAAKMGYGRVEWVVLDWNVNAIKFYEEMGAQIMQEWRVCRLTGDALQAFANINI, from the coding sequence TCTCTGAGGACTTGCTTCCGACTGGATACAATGTCTTTTCCCGAATTCGCCTTGCCACCATCCTCGACGTACCCCATGTCCACAAACTCATTCACCAGATGGCCGTCTTTGAGCGACTCACTCATCTCTTTTCCGCCACGGAATCTTCACTTTCCGCTACTCTCTTCCCTGAAAACTCCCCACCTCCGTTCACCTCCTTCACCGTTTTCCTTCTCGAAGTTTCCCAAAACCCTTTTCCTCTTATTGACCAAAGCTACCCAAATTTCAGCCCCATACATAAAAGGGTAAATCTGGATCTCCCGATTAACGACCCGGAAGCTGAGACGTTCAGATCGTGTGGAAATGATGTTGTGATTGCTGGGTTTGTGTTGTTTTTTCCTAATTATTCGAGCTTCTTGGCGAAACCTGGGTTTTATATCGAGGATATATTTGTGAGGGAATGTTACAGGAGGAAAGGTTTTGGAAAGATGTTGTTGTCAGCTGTGGCTGCTCAGGCGGCGAAAATGGGGTATGGGAGAGTGGAATGGGTTGTTCTAGATTGGAATGTGAATGCGATCAAGTTTTATGAAGAAATGGGTGCTCAAATTATGCAGGAATGGAGGGTTTGTAGGTTGACTGGTGACGCCCTTCAAGCCTTTGCCAATATCAACATTTGA